The Parabacteroides sp. AD58 genome includes a window with the following:
- a CDS encoding L-rhamnose isomerase, which produces MTNEKNIRQSYEIAKERYASLGVDTEKAMAQLQQIALSLHCWQTDDVMGFENQAGALTGGIQVTGNYPGRARTIDEVRSDIIEATSLIPGKHRLSLHAIYGDFQGKVVDRDEIEPCHFQSWMEWAKEQGMKLDFNSTSFSHPKSGNLTLANPKDEIRNFWIEHTKRCRWISEEMGKFQEDPCIMNLWIHDGSKEVPASRLKYRQILERSLDEIFSVDYKNMKDCIEAKLFGIGLENYTVGSYDFYLGYGVKNQKIVTLDTGHFHLSESIADKISSLLLFTPEIMLHVSRPVRWDSDHVVILNDELLDLSRELVRSNALNRIHIGLDYFDATINRIGAYVIGVRATQKALLQALLEPSALLQEYEEKDLLFQRLALQEEAKSLPWNAVWDMFCLKNDVPVGESYMADIEKYEADVTSKRG; this is translated from the coding sequence ATGACGAACGAAAAAAATATAAGACAGAGTTACGAAATTGCAAAAGAAAGATATGCTTCTTTAGGTGTGGATACAGAAAAAGCGATGGCTCAGCTTCAGCAGATAGCCTTGTCATTGCATTGCTGGCAAACAGATGATGTCATGGGATTTGAAAACCAGGCTGGTGCATTGACCGGTGGTATTCAGGTGACTGGTAATTATCCGGGTCGGGCGCGAACCATTGACGAAGTCCGTTCTGATATTATAGAGGCTACATCATTAATTCCGGGGAAACACCGCTTGAGTCTGCATGCAATATATGGTGATTTTCAAGGAAAGGTAGTCGACCGGGATGAAATAGAACCTTGTCATTTCCAGAGCTGGATGGAATGGGCGAAAGAACAGGGCATGAAGCTGGATTTTAACAGTACATCGTTCTCTCATCCGAAAAGTGGAAACCTGACATTGGCCAATCCGAAGGATGAGATCCGTAATTTCTGGATTGAACATACCAAGCGTTGTCGCTGGATTAGTGAAGAGATGGGTAAATTCCAGGAAGATCCGTGTATCATGAACCTCTGGATTCATGATGGTAGCAAGGAAGTTCCTGCCAGCCGGTTGAAATATCGCCAGATTTTGGAACGGTCATTGGATGAGATATTTTCCGTTGACTATAAAAATATGAAAGATTGTATCGAAGCAAAACTTTTTGGTATTGGCCTGGAAAATTATACGGTCGGTTCGTATGACTTTTATTTGGGTTACGGGGTGAAGAATCAGAAGATAGTGACTTTGGATACAGGACATTTCCATCTGTCGGAAAGCATTGCTGATAAAATATCTTCTTTGCTGTTGTTCACTCCCGAGATTATGCTGCATGTCAGTCGCCCGGTACGTTGGGACAGTGACCATGTAGTCATCCTGAATGATGAATTGCTGGATCTTTCGCGTGAGCTGGTCCGTTCGAATGCCTTGAATAGAATCCATATTGGTCTGGATTATTTTGATGCAACCATTAATCGGATCGGGGCATATGTCATTGGTGTCCGGGCTACTCAGAAAGCATTGTTACAGGCATTGTTGGAACCTTCGGCATTATTGCAGGAATATGAAGAGAAAGATCTGCTGTTCCAGCGCTTGGCTTTGCAGGAAGAAGCCAAAAGCTTGCCCTGGAATGCTGTCTGGGATATGTTCTGCCTGAAGAATGATGTTCCCGTAGGTGAAAGTTATATGGCAGACATTGAGAAATATGAAGCCGATGTAACCAGTAAGCGAGGATAA
- a CDS encoding alpha-L-rhamnosidase has translation MRKSWLLGVMSLCFTAAFAQQRDSRIREYLSPVRIVWQQDSVQIENEHYLLLPGNGQADLSNSRVCVIRSTDTRHPALLLDFGKEIQGGIQFVTGMPASQKPVRIRVRFGESVSEAMCEIDGKNGATNDHAVRDFQLSLPWLGVAEVGNSGFRFVRIDLPDDSVELQLKEVRAIATYRDIPYKGSFRCSDERLNQIWQTGAYTVHLNLQEYLWDGIKRDRLVWIGDMHPEVMTVNTVFGYNEAVPKSLDLTRDITPLPNWMNGISSYSIWWLLIQRDWFRYQGDWTYLQSQKDYLIGLLKVLISKVDASGREHLDGMRFLDWPSNENPEAINAGLQALMVQAMKYGAELCSLLQEPELADTCRETEARLRKAAPEVVKPFLALKKKPTEPGMKQAAALLAWAGLMDAKEADQKYLSQEGGHGFSTFYGYYMLRSMALADNYSGALDIIRSYWGAMLDMGATTFWEDFNLDWLPNAAPIDELVPDGKKDIHGDFGAYCYKGFRHSLCHGWASGPTSWLTEYVLGVQVMEPGCRVLRIVPHLADLDWVEGTFPTPKGIVKIRHEKQPDGSISSKIEAPEGIVINK, from the coding sequence ATGAGGAAAAGCTGGTTATTAGGTGTAATGTCGCTGTGTTTTACAGCGGCATTCGCCCAACAGCGAGATAGTCGGATTCGCGAATATTTATCTCCTGTTCGGATTGTATGGCAGCAAGACAGTGTCCAAATTGAAAATGAACATTATTTGTTGTTGCCCGGAAACGGACAGGCTGATTTATCGAATAGCCGGGTATGTGTGATTAGAAGTACTGACACTCGGCATCCGGCATTATTGTTGGATTTCGGAAAAGAAATACAAGGAGGAATACAGTTTGTGACGGGTATGCCGGCGAGTCAGAAGCCTGTACGCATCCGGGTACGTTTTGGTGAATCGGTTAGTGAAGCAATGTGTGAAATCGACGGAAAGAACGGGGCGACAAACGATCATGCTGTCCGCGATTTCCAGTTGTCTTTGCCGTGGTTGGGAGTAGCCGAAGTGGGGAATTCAGGATTTCGCTTTGTTCGGATCGATTTGCCGGATGATTCAGTTGAGTTGCAGCTGAAAGAGGTGCGGGCGATTGCTACGTATCGGGATATTCCATATAAAGGTTCGTTCCGGTGCAGCGATGAACGGTTAAATCAGATTTGGCAAACGGGAGCATATACGGTTCATCTGAATTTACAGGAGTATTTGTGGGACGGCATTAAGCGGGATCGTCTGGTATGGATTGGAGACATGCATCCGGAAGTTATGACCGTGAATACCGTCTTTGGATATAATGAGGCGGTTCCTAAAAGCCTGGATCTAACTCGGGATATTACTCCGCTGCCAAACTGGATGAACGGGATTAGTTCGTATTCAATCTGGTGGCTGTTGATTCAGCGGGACTGGTTCCGTTATCAGGGCGACTGGACTTACCTGCAGTCGCAGAAAGACTATCTGATCGGTTTGCTGAAAGTCTTGATCTCGAAAGTAGATGCTTCTGGTCGGGAACACCTGGACGGAATGCGTTTCTTGGACTGGCCTTCTAATGAGAATCCGGAAGCGATCAATGCCGGCTTGCAGGCTTTGATGGTGCAGGCTATGAAATATGGAGCTGAACTTTGTTCTTTATTGCAGGAACCGGAATTAGCGGATACTTGCAGGGAAACAGAGGCCCGTTTGCGGAAAGCAGCACCTGAAGTAGTGAAACCGTTTTTGGCATTGAAGAAGAAACCGACGGAGCCGGGCATGAAACAGGCGGCTGCCTTGTTGGCTTGGGCCGGACTGATGGATGCGAAAGAGGCAGACCAAAAATATCTGTCACAGGAAGGTGGTCATGGTTTTTCTACGTTCTATGGATATTATATGTTGAGGTCGATGGCTTTGGCTGATAATTATTCCGGGGCGTTGGATATTATCCGTTCTTACTGGGGCGCGATGCTGGATATGGGAGCAACTACTTTCTGGGAAGACTTTAATTTAGACTGGTTGCCGAATGCAGCTCCTATAGACGAACTGGTGCCGGATGGCAAGAAAGACATTCATGGAGATTTTGGAGCCTACTGTTATAAAGGTTTCCGCCACAGTCTGTGCCATGGCTGGGCTTCCGGACCTACTTCCTGGCTGACGGAATATGTGTTGGGCGTTCAGGTCATGGAACCGGGATGTCGGGTACTTCGGATAGTTCCACATTTGGCCGATCTGGATTGGGTGGAAGGAACTTTCCCCACGCCAAAGGGTATTGTCAAGATCCGACATGAAAAGCAACCGGATGGTTCAATCTCCTCGAAGATCGAAGCGCCGGAAGGTATTGTTATTAATAAATAA
- a CDS encoding MATE family efflux transporter: MKELDLTQGNVINVLFQFALPYLLANVLQALYGGADLFVVGQFDDAASVSGVAIGSQVMQTVTGIILGLTTGITVLIGIATGARNYKEQAAIIGSSVWLFAMIGIILTCIMSVCHNPIASVMHTPVEAMRDTRAYLLICSLGIPFIIGYNVVCGILRGLGDSRTPLYFVALACVINILLDFLLVGGLHLRAAGAALATVSSQGISFMTALWFLHRRGFSFPFTRKDIRLNGILSQRIVTLGAPIALQDALVNISFLIITILVNQMGVIASAALGVVEKIIVFAMLPPVAISSAVAAMTAQNYGAGLIERMNRCLYAGIGMALIFGVSMCIYSQFLPETLIRIFTGNEAVVAMGADYLRGYSIDCILVSFVFCMNSYFSGQGNSWFPMLHSLIATFVFRIPLSWLFSHIDTTSLVWMGYASPLATTVSLLICIIYLSRWKKKLSSRKLLSV; this comes from the coding sequence ATGAAAGAGCTGGACTTGACGCAAGGAAATGTGATTAACGTATTATTCCAATTTGCTTTGCCGTATTTGTTGGCAAACGTGTTGCAAGCCTTATATGGTGGAGCCGATCTTTTTGTGGTTGGGCAGTTTGATGATGCGGCAAGTGTGTCGGGTGTGGCCATCGGCAGCCAGGTTATGCAAACCGTTACCGGCATCATCTTAGGATTGACAACCGGAATAACAGTCCTTATAGGTATTGCTACCGGTGCCCGAAATTATAAGGAGCAGGCTGCTATTATAGGCTCGTCCGTCTGGTTGTTTGCTATGATTGGCATCATACTTACTTGCATAATGTCGGTGTGTCATAATCCGATTGCTTCTGTTATGCATACACCAGTTGAGGCCATGCGAGACACACGGGCGTATTTGCTGATTTGTTCATTAGGCATACCTTTTATTATAGGTTATAATGTGGTATGTGGCATTTTACGAGGGTTAGGAGATTCTCGTACACCTCTTTATTTTGTGGCATTGGCTTGTGTCATAAATATCCTATTAGACTTTCTACTGGTTGGCGGTTTACATTTACGGGCAGCAGGTGCTGCATTGGCAACAGTTTCATCTCAAGGAATTAGTTTCATGACGGCCTTATGGTTCCTGCATCGTAGAGGCTTCAGTTTTCCATTTACCCGAAAAGATATCCGTTTAAATGGTATTTTATCGCAACGTATTGTTACCTTGGGAGCTCCGATAGCGTTACAAGATGCGTTGGTGAATATCTCTTTTCTGATAATAACAATACTTGTAAACCAGATGGGTGTCATTGCGTCGGCTGCTTTGGGTGTGGTGGAAAAGATAATCGTTTTTGCCATGTTGCCGCCAGTAGCTATTTCGTCGGCTGTTGCTGCCATGACGGCGCAGAATTACGGAGCCGGACTGATAGAGCGTATGAATCGTTGTCTGTATGCCGGAATAGGCATGGCCTTGATTTTTGGCGTTTCTATGTGTATTTATTCTCAATTTCTCCCGGAAACATTGATTCGTATATTTACTGGAAATGAGGCTGTCGTTGCGATGGGGGCAGATTATTTACGAGGCTACAGCATTGATTGTATTTTGGTGAGCTTTGTTTTCTGCATGAACTCCTATTTTAGCGGACAGGGAAATTCCTGGTTCCCCATGCTGCACAGTCTGATTGCCACCTTTGTGTTCCGTATTCCGTTATCCTGGTTATTCAGTCATATTGATACGACATCACTTGTCTGGATGGGATATGCATCACCATTAGCTACAACTGTGTCCTTATTGATATGTATTATCTATTTGTCCCGCTGGAAAAAGAAATTATCGTCCCGGAAGTTACTCAGCGTCTGA
- a CDS encoding AraC family transcriptional regulator, with protein sequence MNTQINNQLCYLTYSANDEAWGTIITTAGFQRISPHAVYPPSQHPKSYNFCPQNGRILNEYQFVYIVKGSGQFVSNHKKKQAVKTGDLLILFPGEWHNYYPDVDSGWDEYWVGFKGAYMDYLMNKHFFSPENPVLELGISCSLVSLYEDLLQTANNEKAGFQIMLAGILQHITSTIYYKNKNQSFADAYILEKLAEARRIMKAEIEHPSSPEDIAAQLGLSYSWFRRTFKDYTGVSPAQYQIQLRLIRAKELLSQTSLNITEIAYQLHFENGGQFSTFFKKREGLTPKEYRDWISAANSKE encoded by the coding sequence ATGAATACTCAGATAAACAATCAGCTATGTTATTTGACATACAGTGCCAATGATGAAGCTTGGGGAACCATTATTACGACAGCTGGTTTCCAACGGATTTCACCGCACGCCGTATATCCACCATCGCAACATCCCAAGAGTTATAACTTCTGTCCGCAAAACGGACGCATTCTAAATGAATATCAGTTTGTCTATATTGTAAAAGGTAGCGGACAATTCGTTTCTAACCATAAAAAGAAGCAGGCTGTCAAAACCGGAGATCTGTTAATCCTCTTTCCGGGTGAGTGGCACAATTACTACCCGGATGTGGATTCCGGCTGGGATGAATATTGGGTAGGATTTAAAGGCGCTTATATGGATTACCTGATGAACAAACACTTCTTTTCTCCGGAAAATCCTGTTTTAGAATTAGGCATCAGCTGTTCTCTCGTCAGTTTGTATGAAGATTTGCTGCAAACAGCCAACAACGAAAAAGCAGGTTTCCAAATTATGCTGGCAGGTATCTTGCAACACATCACCAGCACGATCTACTACAAGAATAAAAACCAGTCATTTGCGGATGCCTATATTCTGGAGAAATTGGCAGAAGCCCGCAGAATCATGAAAGCTGAAATTGAACATCCTTCATCTCCGGAAGACATAGCGGCTCAATTAGGATTAAGCTATTCCTGGTTTCGCCGGACATTCAAAGACTATACAGGTGTTTCACCAGCCCAATACCAGATTCAGCTACGTTTAATCCGGGCCAAAGAGTTATTAAGTCAGACTTCTCTGAATATTACAGAAATTGCCTATCAGTTACATTTCGAAAACGGCGGACAATTTTCTACCTTTTTCAAGAAAAGAGAAGGACTGACACCGAAAGAATACAGAGACTGGATTTCTGCTGCTAACTCAAAAGAATAA
- a CDS encoding rhamnulokinase, translating into MEVNTFLSFDIGATSGRAVLMTILKDQFEMKEIHRFSNKILEIQGRYYWDIYHIYQELKEALCYCGKEKISLRSIGIDTWGVDFGLLGADGVLLSLPRAYRDPFTEGVPEHFFQQQISQQDVYKKTGIQIMNFNSLFQLYQMKQEKYSPLEQADKALFIPDLLSYLLTGNRVCEYTDASTAQLVNPYTKTMDPDLLSAAGVSPSLFEKIVYPGTVVGTLTESLGRETGVGPVPVVAVAGHDTASAVAAVPTTDRNFAYLSSGTWSLMGIETDEPIISEESFQENFTNEGGIDGTIRFLKNITGMWLLERCREEWKREGNDYSYAELLSLMEKATPFRNLVNPNAPCFSNPLDMRNAICQYCQENGQQKPSSVGQYVRCIFESLAFSYRKVLGFLEHVAPFPIHRLHVIGGGAKNDFLNQLIANVIQLPVVAGPSEATAVGNGLIQARTAGFIHDRWEMRRLILSSAAPKVFVPQVPFSTYERAYKKFLSLTSK; encoded by the coding sequence ATGGAAGTAAACACATTTTTATCATTCGACATAGGTGCTACGAGTGGCCGGGCTGTTTTAATGACTATTTTAAAAGATCAATTTGAAATGAAGGAAATTCACCGGTTTTCAAATAAGATTCTGGAAATACAAGGCCGCTATTATTGGGATATCTACCATATATATCAGGAACTGAAGGAAGCTTTATGTTATTGTGGAAAAGAAAAGATTTCGTTGAGATCAATCGGTATTGATACCTGGGGAGTTGATTTTGGATTGCTGGGTGCAGACGGGGTTTTGTTGAGTTTACCTCGTGCCTATCGGGATCCTTTTACGGAAGGCGTACCCGAACATTTTTTCCAGCAGCAGATATCGCAACAGGATGTATATAAGAAAACTGGTATTCAGATAATGAACTTCAATAGCCTGTTTCAGCTTTATCAGATGAAACAGGAAAAATATTCACCGCTGGAGCAAGCCGACAAAGCGTTGTTTATTCCGGATTTGCTTTCTTATTTACTTACAGGCAACCGGGTTTGTGAATATACAGATGCTTCTACTGCCCAATTGGTAAATCCGTATACGAAAACAATGGATCCGGATTTGTTGTCTGCTGCCGGCGTTTCTCCGTCTCTCTTTGAGAAAATTGTATATCCAGGAACAGTCGTTGGTACGCTCACTGAATCATTAGGTAGAGAAACTGGTGTCGGGCCTGTTCCTGTTGTTGCTGTAGCCGGGCATGATACCGCTTCGGCTGTGGCTGCTGTACCGACAACAGACCGGAATTTTGCTTATTTGAGTAGTGGAACATGGAGCCTGATGGGTATTGAAACCGACGAACCCATTATCTCGGAAGAATCTTTTCAGGAAAATTTTACCAATGAAGGTGGTATTGATGGAACGATCCGTTTCTTGAAGAATATAACAGGCATGTGGCTATTGGAACGTTGTCGGGAAGAGTGGAAGCGGGAAGGCAATGATTATTCATATGCTGAGCTGTTGAGTTTGATGGAGAAGGCTACTCCTTTCCGGAATTTGGTAAATCCGAATGCCCCTTGTTTCTCAAATCCCCTGGATATGCGAAATGCTATTTGTCAGTATTGTCAGGAAAACGGTCAGCAAAAGCCTTCTTCAGTGGGTCAGTATGTCCGGTGTATCTTTGAAAGCCTGGCTTTTAGTTACCGTAAAGTACTTGGCTTTTTGGAACACGTCGCTCCATTTCCTATTCATCGGCTACACGTTATCGGTGGAGGAGCAAAGAATGATTTCTTGAATCAATTGATAGCAAATGTAATACAATTGCCCGTAGTTGCCGGCCCTTCTGAAGCAACGGCTGTGGGCAACGGATTGATACAGGCTCGGACTGCAGGTTTCATTCATGACCGTTGGGAAATGAGGCGGTTGATTCTGTCGAGTGCGGCACCCAAAGTGTTTGTTCCCCAAGTTCCTTTTTCAACCTATGAACGGGCTTATAAGAAGTTTTTAAGTTTAACCTCAAAATAA
- a CDS encoding 3'-5' exonuclease: MNNFAAIDFETANREPSSVCSVGIVIVKDGKIQERLYRLIHPIPNYYSYWNTKIHGLTAVDTAQSPAFPEVWAEIAPHIGDLPLVAHNSPFDEGCLKAVFQKYEMDYPNYTFLCTCRASRRVFGKKLPNHQLQTVAAHCGYDLRQHHHALADAEACAWIALQIINP; the protein is encoded by the coding sequence ATGAACAATTTTGCTGCCATTGATTTTGAAACGGCCAACCGTGAACCTTCCAGCGTTTGCAGTGTTGGCATTGTCATTGTAAAAGACGGGAAAATACAGGAACGGCTGTATCGTCTGATCCACCCGATACCCAACTATTATAGCTATTGGAATACTAAAATCCATGGATTAACCGCAGTTGATACAGCCCAGTCACCAGCATTTCCTGAAGTCTGGGCTGAAATAGCACCACATATCGGCGATCTCCCACTCGTTGCTCATAACTCACCATTCGATGAGGGTTGCCTGAAAGCTGTTTTTCAGAAATATGAAATGGATTATCCCAATTATACTTTTCTATGCACCTGCAGAGCTTCCCGACGTGTATTTGGGAAAAAGTTACCCAACCATCAGCTGCAAACAGTTGCAGCCCATTGTGGTTACGACCTGAGACAACATCATCATGCGCTGGCAGATGCAGAAGCCTGTGCATGGATTGCCTTACAAATCATCAACCCCTAA
- the rhaD gene encoding rhamnulose-1-phosphate aldolase: MEQLRSNVALMEEIGRIAEVAGYLWTKGWAERNGGNISVNVTSLLTSADLALPALASAKPLPEKMEALAGHVFYVTGTGKRMRYVAQAPFENGSLIRVTTDGLSYEIIAEQPIQPTSELPSHLMMHNYVRSTGRDNRVVLHTHPTDLIGMTHCKRFLNSDYLTNVLWSMIPECRIIVPKGIGVVPYEIPGTVELAHATIKQLEKHDVVFWEKHGILAVGEDVIECFDAIDTLSKSAQIYFSARLASGEDPEGMTQQQLDDLVPAFGL; the protein is encoded by the coding sequence ATGGAACAATTAAGAAGCAATGTCGCTTTAATGGAAGAAATAGGTCGTATAGCCGAAGTTGCAGGTTATTTGTGGACGAAAGGCTGGGCTGAACGTAATGGTGGTAATATTTCTGTCAATGTAACTTCTTTGTTGACTTCGGCCGATTTGGCTTTGCCTGCACTGGCTTCGGCCAAACCATTGCCTGAAAAAATGGAAGCTTTGGCCGGTCATGTATTTTATGTGACGGGCACAGGAAAACGGATGCGCTATGTCGCTCAGGCTCCGTTTGAGAATGGTTCACTGATTCGTGTAACCACTGATGGGTTAAGCTATGAGATAATAGCAGAACAACCCATTCAACCGACCTCTGAACTGCCATCTCACCTGATGATGCATAATTATGTCCGTTCGACAGGACGCGATAATCGGGTCGTTTTACATACCCATCCGACAGATTTGATCGGTATGACTCATTGCAAGCGGTTCCTGAATTCGGATTATCTGACAAACGTTCTGTGGAGCATGATTCCTGAATGTCGGATTATTGTTCCGAAAGGAATCGGTGTTGTTCCGTATGAAATACCTGGTACTGTCGAATTGGCTCATGCTACTATCAAACAGCTCGAGAAGCATGATGTAGTTTTTTGGGAGAAACATGGAATCCTGGCTGTAGGAGAAGATGTGATAGAATGTTTCGATGCTATCGATACGTTGAGTAAATCGGCTCAGATATATTTCAGTGCCCGTCTGGCTTCTGGTGAAGATCCGGAAGGAATGACTCAACAGCAGCTGGATGATCTGGTACCTGCTTTTGGACTTTAA
- the rhaT gene encoding L-rhamnose/proton symporter RhaT — MDILVGLLIIAIGSLGQSSSYVPINKIQSWSWESFWLVQGIFAWLVFPLLGTFLALPEGIGLMDLFQMEGSLKAIVYGMLWGVGGLTFGLSMRYLGVALGQSISLGTCAGFGTLFPAILGGQDLLHGEGLILLLGVCITLAGIAIIGYAGSLRARNMTDEEKKAAVKDFALTKGLAVALLAGVMSACFNLGLEAGSPISDFVRSRGANELFVLNPVILLVTTGGFLTNAVYCLFQNKRNHTGGEYFSVSTGVLWNNVLFCALAGLLWYSQFFGLGMGKSFFADSPVMLAFSWSILMSLNVIFSNIWGILLKEWQGVDRKTIVVLILGMCVLILSLIFPNL; from the coding sequence ATGGATATTCTTGTTGGCTTGCTGATCATTGCTATAGGTAGTCTGGGACAGAGCAGTTCGTATGTTCCAATCAACAAGATTCAATCTTGGAGTTGGGAAAGTTTCTGGCTCGTTCAGGGTATCTTTGCTTGGCTGGTTTTTCCGCTGTTAGGTACATTTTTAGCTCTTCCAGAAGGAATTGGACTGATGGATCTGTTTCAGATGGAGGGCAGTTTGAAGGCGATTGTATATGGTATGCTGTGGGGCGTTGGAGGATTGACCTTCGGTCTGAGCATGCGATATCTTGGAGTGGCCTTAGGACAGAGTATCTCTTTGGGAACCTGTGCCGGATTCGGTACACTCTTTCCGGCCATTTTAGGTGGACAAGATTTACTGCATGGCGAAGGTCTTATCCTGTTATTAGGCGTTTGTATCACCTTGGCGGGTATTGCCATTATCGGATATGCCGGAAGCTTACGGGCCCGGAACATGACAGACGAGGAGAAAAAAGCGGCTGTTAAAGATTTTGCACTGACCAAGGGACTGGCCGTGGCTTTATTGGCCGGTGTTATGAGTGCCTGTTTTAATTTAGGGCTGGAAGCGGGTTCTCCCATTTCCGATTTCGTACGAAGCCGTGGCGCTAACGAATTGTTTGTGCTTAATCCTGTTATCTTGCTGGTAACTACCGGTGGGTTTCTGACGAATGCCGTGTATTGTCTGTTTCAGAATAAGCGAAATCATACTGGAGGTGAATATTTTTCAGTTTCGACTGGAGTTTTGTGGAATAATGTCTTATTTTGTGCTTTAGCCGGACTTTTATGGTATTCACAATTCTTCGGTTTGGGAATGGGGAAGAGTTTCTTTGCCGATTCTCCGGTGATGTTGGCTTTTTCATGGAGTATTCTGATGTCGTTAAATGTGATTTTTAGTAATATTTGGGGAATCTTATTGAAGGAATGGCAAGGCGTTGACCGAAAAACGATTGTCGTTTTGATTTTGGGAATGTGTGTATTAATCCTTTCACTAATTTTCCCCAATTTATAA